One window of the Xiphias gladius isolate SHS-SW01 ecotype Sanya breed wild chromosome 11, ASM1685928v1, whole genome shotgun sequence genome contains the following:
- the LOC120796376 gene encoding zinc finger protein 391-like, protein MPHSCAVKTCGNKARTGSCLSFHRLPVREPERLRLWLFALDIDTNTPQPELKKYIVCSEHFAPEDYTANGQPRTGATHRFLTPTAVPTVAVSSRAPDRSVTEDLENVRTKHILLDSHSSEGTTLDSEELPPSLQQSGIKVEQVPVLEQTEIKPQVKELLLLQQCDIKVERVPVPEVKPQIKDEQVDQHISPDTEAYTSDNAEVRHGKSEPATKCELFPSSNAATVSLNNGIDDKWNGSDSSLSPRRSHGIEVFVELEQPPREEKSCHVCDKSFKRDSYLIRHVDKSHKGHKAFKCLECNKEFDQRYQLVLHIRSHTGEKPFSCDYCGKAFVQNSSRLAHMRVHTGEKPYFCAKCGKSFATSNHFKFCKMQNECKIAPEKGSADENLKEEKAFKCFECNKEFDKNHQLVRHVRVHTGEKPFSCDFCGKTFTQNSNRIVHMRQHTGEKPYFCNKCGKRFASSHHLKLCTGTQHKSSNKSFRCTTCGRNFHTDSNLKVHMEVHESWQRHISEKLQGRELEEKKLQAV, encoded by the exons ATGCCTCACTCCTGCGCCGTGAAGACGTGCGGAAATAAAGCGAGGACCGGCTCCTGTTTGTCGTTTCACCGCCTTCCAGTGAGGGAACCCGAGCGGCTCAGACTGTGGCTGTTTGCCCTGGACATCGATACAAATACTCCGCAGCCGGAGCTGAAGAAATATATCGTGTGCTCGGAGCATTTTGCTCCGGAGGACTACACAGCCAACGGGCAGCCGAGGACCGGAGCGACGCACCGTTTCCTGACGCCGACGGCCGTGCCGACCGTCGCCGTTTCCTCCCGCGCGCCGGATCGGAGCGTGACGGAG GATTTAGAAAACGTCAGGACCAAGCATATATTATTGGATTCTCATTCCTCTGAAG GCACAACGCTGGACTCTGAAGAACTGCCTCCCTCACTGCAGCAGTCTGGCATTAAGGTGGAGCAGGTTCCCGTCCTGGAGCAAACGGAGATCAAACCGCAGGTcaaagagctgctgctgctgcagcagtgtGACATTAAGGTGGAGCGGGTTCCCGTCCCGGAGGTCAAACCACAGATCAAAGACGAGCAGGTGGATCAACACATCAGTCCAGACACGGAGGCCTATACTTCCGACAATGCTGAAGTCAGACATGGTAAATCAGAGCCAGCCACCAAATGTGAGCTCTTCCCATCTTCCAACGCTGCAACTGTGAGTCTAAATAATGGCATAGACGACAAATGGAATGGAAGTGACAGTTCTTTGTCGCCTCGTCGGAGTCACGGCATCGAAGTCTTTGTGGAACTGGAACAGCCTCCGAGGGAAGAAAAGTCTTGCCATGTTTGCGATAAAAGTTTTAAGAGGGACTCTTATCTGATAAGGCACGTAGACAAGAGTCACAAAGGGCACAAGGCCTTTAAATGTCTGGAGTGCAACAAGGAGTTTGACCAACGGTACCAGCTAGTTCTGCACATAAGAAGTCACACAGGTGAAAAACCCTTTAGCTGTGATTACTGTGGTAAAGCATTTGTTCAGAACTCGAGTCGTCTTGCTCACATGAGGGTGCATACAGGGGAAAAACCATATTTCTGTGCTAAGTGTGGAAAAAGTTTTGCCACAAGcaatcatttcaaattttgCAAAATGCAGAACGAGTGCAAAATCGCACCAGAAAAAGGGAGCGCAGATGAGAATCTCAAAGAGGAGAAGGCCTTTAAATGCTTTGAATGCAACAAGGAGTTTGATAAAAACCACCAGCTCGTTCGGCACGTGAGAGTTCACACGGGGGAAAAACCATTCAGCTGCGATTTCTGTGGTAAAACGTTCACCCAGAACTCGAATCGCATCGTTCACATGAGACAGCATACTGGGGAGAAACCATATTTCTGTAATAAATGTGGCAAGAGGTTTGCGAGTAGCCACCATCTCAAACTGTGCACAGGGACACAACACAAAAGCTCAAACAAGTCGTTTCGCTGCACAACGTGTGGCAGAAACTTTCACACGGACTCAAACCTGAAGGTGCATATGGAGGTTCATGAGTCGTGGCAACGACACATCAGTGAGAAACTGCAAGGACGGGAGctggaagagaaaaaacttCAAGCGGTCTGA
- the LOC120796377 gene encoding zinc finger protein 100-like isoform X1, whose product MSGTQQLRALVNERLAAAAEEIFGLVEKTMAEYRDQLVRSKREIVHLKREIEQLTVLKTDMSLFRADPPSVSEKTFPSQQPNQFPLPEESETQYPLQVKEEQVDLCIIPDLEADSSEDVKVRLSGSETTTQTDCQLFPTFSAITVTLDDDDDWNGSDGSGSSSCGPSHGGASFAEQAQAQSDEKACRFCGKRFNRDSALIRHMDEIHMGEKAFKCSECDKKFARRDHLAVHLRIHTGEKPHKCPFCGKSFAQSSNLNVHLRMHTGEKPYFCKSCGKMVAHTYHLKTCGITEPKGEKSFRCLVCGKKFHTASKLRVHMKIHEARKPHTTV is encoded by the exons ATGTCGGGGACCCAGCAGCTCAGAGCGCTGGTCAACGAGCGGCTGGCAGCGGCCGCCGAGGAAATCTTTGGGCTGGTCGAAAAGACGATGGCAGAGTATCGGGACCAACTCGTCCGCTCCAAGAGAGAAATCGTCCACCTGAAACGGGAGATCGAGCAGCTGACCGTTTTAAAAACCGACATGTCACTGTTCAGAGCAG ACCCCCCGTCAGTCTCCGAGAAAACGTTTCCTTCACAGCAGCCAAACCAGTTTCCCCTGCCGGAGGAGAGTGAGACCCAGTACCCTCTCCAGGTCAAAGAGGAGCAGGTGGATCTCTGTATTATCCCAGACCTGGAGGCCGATTCGTCCGAGGATGTAAAGGTCAGACTTTCCGGGTCAGAAACGACTACTCAGACAGACTGCCAGCTGTTCCCAACTTTCAGCGCTATAACAGTGACGCTGGATGATGACGACGACTGGAACGGGAGTGACGGCTCAGGTTCGTCCTCTTGTGGCCCGAGTCATGGCGGCGCTTCTTTTGCGGAGCAGGCCCAAGCTCAGAGCGACGAGAAGGCTTGCCGTTTCTGCGGCAAGCGGTTTAACAGGGACTCAGCTCTGATCAGACACATGGACGAGATTCACATGGGAGAGAAGGCCTTCAAGTGCTCCGAATGTGACAAGAAGTTTGCTCGTAGGGACCATCTGGCCGTGCACTTAAGAATTCACACAGGGGAGAAGCCACACAAGTGTCCTTTCTGTGGAAAATCATTTGCTCAGAGTTCAAATCTCAATGTTCACCTGAGGATGCACACAGGGGAGAAGCCATATTTTTGCAAATCGTGTGGCAAAATGGTTGCCCATACCTATCATCTCAAAACCTGTGGCATCACGGAGCCCAAAGGGGAAAAGTCATTTCGCTGTCTGGTTTGTGGCAAAAAATTCCACACGGCTTCGAAACTGAGGGTGCACATGAAGATCCACGAAGCCAGGAAGCCGCACACGACTGTGTAA
- the LOC120796374 gene encoding aftiphilin-like — MEPIITPLHSSSAPPLGDDGDGEAGSEEDEFGDFGGFSVGVSCSPLGFADSSKPPSGLRQPSPTTKPATNQPDCSFNHPAEKSQPTSIVNSGSGGGQIDVEGQDCNAESSLHLTNGYAEGDRNYWAQNASVAGTCSPKEETGFADFTVFTEQAAHPWCCGFSPLGSTEQWAGRVEGTDLRDQIRDPGHEVIMDSVPRFHCAYEAKENVCTKVKHCEKRDAALMQPSQDHHQPQEATAALGFPSEKPHLGEEDVGKRGDSWRERRRSLNPSQTSEVQEDGECEKDGGKSISTVPQTFSVYDSASEDPASVCDDLSLEGASADSEPNVSSLSSQGDQTDGDQTDDEDEELGSYRHSDPFVIGSMANLSRSEAEKGVGHCNQSATQETSATSDQSHSVTYTPDEFADSTDSSFEHHDDQDRVQTPDVRVRILGSLPPSDSFADFCSAPTQEDGDGWWAEFQDQRAQEEGKTSTQLLQGDGDTEGERDRVGQYGVLRRNSCQESLSCRVQQLICASFPEVAVPAVDCEEVALSLGALLHTQHFPESGEEKMPELGGAQWVQRGLWWPHQDVTSAVGLQFQWAVSHTKRTLLRCLGVDTRNTGMLEPIKESVPAVCPPGYTAVTAQAPPGPQDIPDPSMQEALPSSQLDWSSRGLSSSQDGTSPRRAPHFWGRK; from the exons ATGGAGCCAATCATCACACCCTTGCACTCCTCCTCTGCGCCTCCGCTGGGTGATGATGGCGATGGGGAGGCTGGATCAGAGGAGGACGAGTTTGGAGACTTTGGTGGATTTTCTGTCGGGGTGTCCTGCTCTCCTTTGGGCTTCGCTGATTCCTCTAAGCCACCTTCCGGCCTCAGACAGCCTTCCCCTACCACAAAGCCAGCCACAAATCAACCAGACTGCAGCTTTAATCACCCAGCTGAAAAATCCCAGCCTACATCCATTGTGAACTCAGGTTCCGGCGGGGGCCAGATAGACGTGGAAGGGCAGGATTGTAATGCTGAATCCTCTTTGCACCTCACAAACGGATATGCTGAAGGAGACCGCAACTATTGGGCCCAGAATGCTTCTGTAGCGGGTACTTGCTCTCCCAAGGAGGAAACGGGGTTTGctgatttcactgtgtttacGGAGCAGGCAGCACACCCCTGGTGCTGTGGCTTCTCTCCCTTAGGCAGCACAGAGCAGTGGGCTGGCAGAGTGGAAGGGACAGACTTGCGTGACCAAATCCGTGATCCAGGTCATGAGGTCATTATGGACTCTGTGCCTAGATTTCATTGTGCGTAcgaggcaaaagaaaatgtttgcactAAGGTCAAGCACTGTGAGAAAAGAGATGCAGCACTCATGCAACCATCTCAGGACCACCATCAGCCTCAGGAAGCTACAGCAGCTTTGGGATTTCCATCTGAGAAGCCTCATCTTGGAGAAGAGGACGTAGGCAAGCGCGGGGACAGTTGGAGGGAAAGGAGGCGTAGTCTAAATCCCTCACAAACCTCAGAGGTGCAGGAGGATGGAGAGTGcgagaaagatggagggaagagCATCTCTACTGTCCCCCAAACATTCAGTGTGTATGATTCTGCTTCGGAGGACCCGGCATCCGTCTGTGATGATTTGTCACTTGAGGGTGCTTCTGCCGACTCGGAGCCAAATGTTTCGTCTCTTTCTTCACAAGGGGATCAGACAGACGGGGACCAGACTGATGACGAGGATGAAGAGCTGGGAAGCTACAGGCATTCCGACCCTTTTGTCATAGGCAGCATGGCAAATCTCAGCCGATCCGAGGCAGAGAAGGGTGTTGGTCATTGCAACCAATCTGCGACTCAGGAAACTTCTGCTACCTCCGACCAGTCACATTCTGTAACATATACACCAGACGAATTTGCAGACTCCACTGACAGTAGTTTTGAGCACCACGACGACCAAGATCGTGTCCAAACACCTGATGTAAGGGTGCGGATTCTAGGGAGCCTCCCACCCAGTGACAGCTTTGCAGATTTCTGCTCAGCGCCCACACAGGAGGATGGAGATGGGTGGTGGGCGGAGTTCCAGGACCAGAGGGCtcaggaggagggaaaaactTCGACACAGCTCCTCCAGGGTGATGGGGATACTGAGGGAGAACGGGACAGAGTGGGACAATATGGAGTTTTAAGGAGAAACAGCTGTCAG GAGTCATTGTCCTGCCGTGTCCAGCAGCTCATCTGCGCCAGTTTCCCAGAGGTAGCGGTCCCAGCTGTGGATTGTGAGGAGGTGGCGCTGAGCCTTGGTGCTTTGCTTCACACGCAACACTTCCCTGAGAGTGGGGAGGAGAAGATGCCAGAACTCGGCGGTGCTCAGTG GGTTCAGCGGGGCCTGTGGTGGCCACACCAAGATGTCACCAGTGCAGTTGGCCTCCAGTTTCAGTGGGCTGTTTCCCACACCAAGAGAACTCTGCTCAGGTGCCTCGGTGTGGACACAAGGAACACT GGAATGCTAGAGCCTATCAAAGAGTCCGTGCCAGCTGTCTGTCCTCCAGGATACACAGCAGTCACAGCACAAGCACCTCCAGGGCCCCAGGACATACCGGACCCCTCCATGCAG GAGGCACTCCCTTCCAGCCAGCTGGACTGGAGCAGCCGTGGCCTTAGCAGCTCTCAGGACGGTACGTCCCCTCGCCGAGCCCCTCACTTCTGGGGCCGGAAGTAG